From Carya illinoinensis cultivar Pawnee chromosome 5, C.illinoinensisPawnee_v1, whole genome shotgun sequence, one genomic window encodes:
- the LOC122311354 gene encoding equilibrative nucleotide transporter 1-like, whose amino-acid sequence MGITGKITDGDSESVLLLSSDSPATATTIATTTTATKDAFHLGYIIYFTLGCGYLLPWNAFITAVDYFSYLYPDASVDRIFAVAYMLVGLFSLLIIILYAHKSDAFVRINVGLGLFVLGLLVVPVMDVAYIKGQVGLYDGLYVTVGAVALCGLADALVQGGVIGAAGELPERYMQAVVAGTAASGVLVSFLRIITKAVYSQDSDGLRSSANLYFAVSIVVMVICIGFHNVAHRLPVIKYYNELKVQAVNEEKEEKGPLTGPVWRATLWHIVGMVKWYGFGIVLIYIVTLSIFPGYITEDVHSQILKDWYSILLITGYNVFDLVGKSLTAVYLLENAKVAIWGCVIRLLFFPLFLGCLHGPKFFRTEIPVTILTCLLGLTNGYLTSVLMILAPKVVQLQHSETAGIVIVLFLVVGLAIGSIVSWFWVI is encoded by the exons ATGGGTATCACCGGCAAAATCACCGATGGCGATTCCGAATCGGTCCTCCTCCTATCCTCCGATTCCCCggccaccgccaccaccatagCCACAACCACCACGGCCACCAAAGACGCATTCCACTTGGGCTATATAATATACTTCACCCTTGGCTGCGGCTACCTTCTCCCATGGAACGCCTTCATCACCGCCGTCGATTACTTCTCCTATCTGTACCCGGACGCCAGCGTCGACCGCATCTTCGCCGTCGCTTACATGCTCGTCGGCCTCTTCAGCCTCCTTATCATCATCCTCTACGCCCACAAGTCCGACGCCTTTGTCCGAATCAACGTCGGCCTCGGCCTCTTCGTCCTCGGCCTGCTCGTCGTCCCCGTAATGGACGTTGCCTACATCAAGGGCCAGGTCGGGTTGTACGACGGCTTATACGTCACTGTCGGGGCGGTAGCGCTCTGTGGTCTGGCCGATGCGTTGGTCCAGGGTGGGGTCATTGGCGCCGCCGGCGAGTTGCCCGAGCGCTACATGCAGGCTGTTGTTGCCGGCACAGCCGCTTCAG GGGTCCTTGTTTCTTTTCTGCGGATCATAACCAAAGCTGTATACTCACAAGATTCAGATGGCCTGAGAAGCAGTGCTAACCTCTATTTTGCTGTTAGTATCGTGGTTATGGTAATATGCATTGGTTTTCATAATGTAGCTCACAGACTTCCAGTTATTAAGTACTACAATGAGTTAAAAGTTCAGGCTGTAAAtgaggagaaagaagagaaggGTCCCCTGACTGGGCCTGTATGGAGAGCAACTTTATGGCACATTGTAGGAATGGTCAAGTGGTATGGATTTGGCATTGTCCTCATTTATATTGTGACTTTGTCAATATTTCCGGGATATATCACAGAGGATGTGCACTCGCAAATTCTCAAGGATTGGTACTCGATTCTCCTCATCACTGGCTACAATGTGTTTGATCTGGTTGGAAAGTCTCTGACTGCAGTATATCTCCTTGAAAATGCAAAAGTCGCAATTTGGGGCTGTGTTATAAGGTTGCTGTTCTTTCCTCTCTTCTTGGGATGCTTGCATGGTCCCAAATTCTTCCGTACGGAGATTCCGGTGACGATTCTGACTTGTCTTTTGGGGCTAACTAATGGCTACTTGACAAGCGTGTTGATGATATTGGCTCCCAAAGTTGTCCAATTACAACATTCAGAGACTGCTGGGATTGTGATTGTATTGTTTTTAGTTGTTGGTCTGGCTATTGGTTCGATTGTATCTTGGTTTTGGGTCATTTGA
- the LOC122311353 gene encoding RNA-binding protein 25 isoform X1, with translation MADHPPTLNSNPSLSEPDTLDPQSNQPDPIPPPPPPPPPSLPPQSSMSTPLSTPIPVNPTSNASPLPSAPPPPPPLPQGPQVSYAPPQVSGGAAVPPAPPSFRPVPQFSPMPNPGLTNLNYQNPGGVQPPGVSVAPGAVSGGIGASPVSVPQPMLPYQLPPGQPPRPYPSPMPNGYPAVPHHGTIPPPGLPRYPSPYTPMVRPPYPPRLPGAIGMLPAMSRPPIPGVPGVRPIIPPIVRPIIPTVTPVEKQQTTVYVGKIASSVENDFILSLLQLCGPVKSWKRAQDPTDGTPKGFGFCEFESAEGVLRALRLLSKFNIDGQELVLNVNQATKEYLERYVDKKTENSKKLKDAEAAETEKEDDSAANVESNEHLKSSVEDSNKEENVLGSKENNDFANFGIVTNEDKEVDREALEKLTSMVEERLKTRPLPPPPPQATGDGSGNSNSDVPAKSRDGDSEMRNNAAEDKNDDETTSETKPASEHDRPETSSPDRSRRYDRRSRDRDRERDMKREKEREIERYERETERERVRKEREQRRKIEDAERQYEECLKEWEYREREKEKLRQYEKEREKERERKRKKEIKYDEDDEDDDSRRRWRRSMLEDKRKKRLREKEDDLADRHKEEEEIVEAKRRDEEEQKQKQQIDALRVSSNNLLNGSAKTVLSEASSAEIKDNLVEHGYEGDSACESHIGERIVQNGIGEESTISSIAASETRHTGNAPAKKLGFGLVGSGKRTAVPSVFHEEEDDDAHKDKKMRPLVPIDYSTEELQAVQPTVSGAPSPNLAAAAEFAKRISNFNPKEDKPDAERERSRRSNDKSSQRDRDRGDDNVNRTKDENREKNLDRDRDRDQGPDKSKTPDNKKLLSLKQLIDMIPKTKEELFSYEINWAVYDKHELHERMRPWISKKITEFLGEEETTLVDYIVSSTQEHMKASQMLELLQSILDDEAEMFVLKMWRMLIYEIKRVEMGVASK, from the exons ATGGCTGACCATCCTCCAACCCTAAACTCCAATCCATCTCTTTCCGAACCCGACACCCTCGATCCCCAATCAAACCAACCCGATCCCATACCAccaccgccaccaccaccaccaccatcactACCACCGCAGTCGTCGATGTCGACTCCATTGTCTACCCCTATCCCTGTTAACCCTACTTCAAACGCTTCACCTCTTCCATCTGcgccgccgccgccgccgccgcTTCCACAAGGGCCTCAGGTGTCCTACGCGCCGCCACAGGTCTCCGGGGGAGCCGCGGTACCTCCAGCGCCGCCTTCGTTCCGCCCAGTCCCTCAGTTCTCGCCGATGCCGAATCCTGGCTTGACGAATCTCAATTACCAAAACCCTGGCGGGGTTCAGCCACCTGGTGTGAGCGTGGCTCCTGGTGCTGTTAGTGGCGGCATTGGGGCCTCCCCCGTGTCTGTGCCGCAGCCGATGCTGCCTTATCAGTTGCCGCCGGGCCAGCCTCCGAGACCGTACCCGTCGCCTATGCCAAATGGGTACCCAGCGGTTCCTCATCATGGGACTATACCTCCTCCCG GACTTCCTCGTTATCCATCTCCATATACACCTATGGTTCGGCCTCCATATCCTCCACGCTTACCAGGAGCGATTGGCATGCTTCCAGCAATGTCACGTCCCCCAATTCCAGGGGTTCCTGGAGTTCGCCCCATTATACCCCCTATTGTTAGGCCAATTATTCCAACTGTTACTCCAGTTGAAAAACAACAAACCACAGTATATGTTGGTAAGATTGCATCATCAGTGGAAAACGATTTCATTCTGTCCCTCCTTCAG CTTTGTGGACCTGTGAAAAGTTGGAAACGTGCTCAAGATCCCACAGATGGGACTCCTAAAGGCTTTGGGTTCTGTGAATTTGAGTCTGCTGAAGGGGTTCTTCGTGCATTGCGTTTACTTAGTAAATTTAATATTGATGGGCAAGAATTGGTG TTAAATGTTAATCAAGCAACAAAAGAATATCTGGAACGGTATGTTGataaaaaaactgaaaactCGAAGAAACTTAAAGATGCGGAAGCTGCAGAGACTGAGAAAGAGGATGATTCTGCAGCAAATGTTGAGAGTAATGAACATCTAAAGTCCTCTGTGGAGGACTCGAATAAAGAGGAAAATGTTTTGGGGAGCAAGGAAAATAATGATTTCGCTAATTTTGGAATTGTTACCAATGAGGACAAGGAAGTTGACCGAGAGGCTTTGGAGAAGCTCACCAGCATGGTAGAAGAGAGACTTAAGACCAGGCCCCTGCCTCCGCCCCCACCACAAGCAACTGGTGATGGCTCTGGGAATTCAAACTCTGATGTGCCTGCTAAATCGAGGGACGGGGACTCTGAAATGAGAAACA atGCAGCTGAAGATAAAAATGATGATGAGACAACTAGTGAAACCAAACCTGCAAGTGAGCATGACAGGCCTGAAACAAGTTCACCTGATAGGAGTAGGAGGTATGATAGGAGAAGCAGAGACAGAGACCGGGAGCGGGATATGAAAAGGGAGAAGGAGCGGGAGATTGAAAGATATGAAAGAGAAACAGAACGAGAGCGGGTTAGGAAAGAAAGGGAGCAAAGAAGAAAGATTGAGGATGCTGAGCGTCAGTATGAAGAGTGTCTCAAAGAATGGGAgtatagagaaagagagaaagagaaactgCGGCAGTATGAGAAGgagagggaaaaagagaggGAACGCAAACGGAAGAAGGAGATAAAatatgatgaagatgatgaagatgatgattcgAGAAGAAGGTGGCGTCGGAGTATGTTAGAAGACAAGAGAAAGAAGAGGCTGCGAGAAAAGGAAGACGACTTGGCTGACAggcataaagaagaagaagaaattgttGAGGCAAAGAGGAGAGATGAGGAGGAACAGAAACAGAAGCAACAAATAGATGCATTGAGGGTCTCatccaataatttattgaatgGAAGTGCAAAAACTGTTTTGTCTGAAGCATCCAGTGCCGAAATAAAAGATAATCTTGTTgaacatggctatgaaggtgatTCTGCCTGTGAGAGCCATATAG GTGAAAGGATTGTACAAAATGGTATTGGTGAAGAATCAACCATATCGTCAATTGCTGCATCAGAAACACGGCACACTGGCAATGCCCCAGCGAAAAAGTTAGGCTTCGGTTTAGTTGGATCTGGGAAACGAACTGCTGTCCCTTCTGTTTTCCATGAGGAGGAGGATGATGATGCACATAAGGACAAAAAGATGAGGCCCCTTGTCCCGATTGATTACTCGACTGAAGAACTGCAGGCTGTCCAACCTACTGTATCTGGGGCACCATCACCAAATTTGGCTGCAGCAGCAGAATTTGCAAAGCGCATATCCAATTTCAATCCCAAAGAAGATAAGCCGGATGCAGAAAGGGAAAGAAGTAGACGTTCTAATGACAAGTCAAGCCAGCGGGATAGGGACCGGGGTGATGACAATGTGAATCGCACCAAAGATGAGAACAGAGAGAAGAACCTTGACCGGGATAGGGATCGGGACCAGGGGCCGGATAAATCAAAGACACCAGATAACAAGAAGCTTTTGAGTTTAAAGCAATTGATAGACATGATACCAAAGACCAAGGAGGAGTTGTTCTCATATGAGATCAATTGGGCTGTGTATGACAAG CATGAGCTGCATGAAAGAATGAGACCTTGGATTTCAAAGAAGATAACAGAGTTTTTAGGAGAGGAAGAAACAACCCTGGTAGATTACATTGTATCCAGTACTCAAGAACATATGAAGGCATCTCAAATGCTGGAGCTATTACAATCCATTTTAGACGATGAAGCTGAAATGTTTGTTCTCAAAATGTGGAGGATGCTCATCTATGAAATTAAGCGGGTGGAGATGGGCGTCGCTTCAaagtga
- the LOC122311353 gene encoding RNA-binding protein 25 isoform X2, with amino-acid sequence MADHPPTLNSNPSLSEPDTLDPQSNQPDPIPPPPPPPPPSLPPQSSMSTPLSTPIPVNPTSNASPLPSAPPPPPPLPQGPQVSYAPPQVSGGAAVPPAPPSFRPVPQFSPMPNPGLTNLNYQNPGGVQPPGVSVAPGAVSGGIGASPVSVPQPMLPYQLPPGQPPRPYPSPMPNGYPAVPHHGTIPPPGLPRYPSPYTPMVRPPYPPRLPGAIGMLPAMSRPPIPGVPGVRPIIPPIVRPIIPTVTPVEKQQTTVYVGKIASSVENDFILSLLQLCGPVKSWKRAQDPTDGTPKGFGFCEFESAEGVLRALRLLSKFNIDGQELVLNVNQATKEYLERYVDKKTENSKKLKDAEAAETEKEDDSAANVESNEHLKSSVEDSNKEENVLGSKENNDFANFGIVTNEDKEVDREALEKLTSMVEERLKTRPLPPPPPQATGDGSGNSNSDVPAKSRDGDSEMRNTEDKNDDETTSETKPASEHDRPETSSPDRSRRYDRRSRDRDRERDMKREKEREIERYERETERERVRKEREQRRKIEDAERQYEECLKEWEYREREKEKLRQYEKEREKERERKRKKEIKYDEDDEDDDSRRRWRRSMLEDKRKKRLREKEDDLADRHKEEEEIVEAKRRDEEEQKQKQQIDALRVSSNNLLNGSAKTVLSEASSAEIKDNLVEHGYEGDSACESHIGERIVQNGIGEESTISSIAASETRHTGNAPAKKLGFGLVGSGKRTAVPSVFHEEEDDDAHKDKKMRPLVPIDYSTEELQAVQPTVSGAPSPNLAAAAEFAKRISNFNPKEDKPDAERERSRRSNDKSSQRDRDRGDDNVNRTKDENREKNLDRDRDRDQGPDKSKTPDNKKLLSLKQLIDMIPKTKEELFSYEINWAVYDKHELHERMRPWISKKITEFLGEEETTLVDYIVSSTQEHMKASQMLELLQSILDDEAEMFVLKMWRMLIYEIKRVEMGVASK; translated from the exons ATGGCTGACCATCCTCCAACCCTAAACTCCAATCCATCTCTTTCCGAACCCGACACCCTCGATCCCCAATCAAACCAACCCGATCCCATACCAccaccgccaccaccaccaccaccatcactACCACCGCAGTCGTCGATGTCGACTCCATTGTCTACCCCTATCCCTGTTAACCCTACTTCAAACGCTTCACCTCTTCCATCTGcgccgccgccgccgccgccgcTTCCACAAGGGCCTCAGGTGTCCTACGCGCCGCCACAGGTCTCCGGGGGAGCCGCGGTACCTCCAGCGCCGCCTTCGTTCCGCCCAGTCCCTCAGTTCTCGCCGATGCCGAATCCTGGCTTGACGAATCTCAATTACCAAAACCCTGGCGGGGTTCAGCCACCTGGTGTGAGCGTGGCTCCTGGTGCTGTTAGTGGCGGCATTGGGGCCTCCCCCGTGTCTGTGCCGCAGCCGATGCTGCCTTATCAGTTGCCGCCGGGCCAGCCTCCGAGACCGTACCCGTCGCCTATGCCAAATGGGTACCCAGCGGTTCCTCATCATGGGACTATACCTCCTCCCG GACTTCCTCGTTATCCATCTCCATATACACCTATGGTTCGGCCTCCATATCCTCCACGCTTACCAGGAGCGATTGGCATGCTTCCAGCAATGTCACGTCCCCCAATTCCAGGGGTTCCTGGAGTTCGCCCCATTATACCCCCTATTGTTAGGCCAATTATTCCAACTGTTACTCCAGTTGAAAAACAACAAACCACAGTATATGTTGGTAAGATTGCATCATCAGTGGAAAACGATTTCATTCTGTCCCTCCTTCAG CTTTGTGGACCTGTGAAAAGTTGGAAACGTGCTCAAGATCCCACAGATGGGACTCCTAAAGGCTTTGGGTTCTGTGAATTTGAGTCTGCTGAAGGGGTTCTTCGTGCATTGCGTTTACTTAGTAAATTTAATATTGATGGGCAAGAATTGGTG TTAAATGTTAATCAAGCAACAAAAGAATATCTGGAACGGTATGTTGataaaaaaactgaaaactCGAAGAAACTTAAAGATGCGGAAGCTGCAGAGACTGAGAAAGAGGATGATTCTGCAGCAAATGTTGAGAGTAATGAACATCTAAAGTCCTCTGTGGAGGACTCGAATAAAGAGGAAAATGTTTTGGGGAGCAAGGAAAATAATGATTTCGCTAATTTTGGAATTGTTACCAATGAGGACAAGGAAGTTGACCGAGAGGCTTTGGAGAAGCTCACCAGCATGGTAGAAGAGAGACTTAAGACCAGGCCCCTGCCTCCGCCCCCACCACAAGCAACTGGTGATGGCTCTGGGAATTCAAACTCTGATGTGCCTGCTAAATCGAGGGACGGGGACTCTGAAATGAGAAACA CTGAAGATAAAAATGATGATGAGACAACTAGTGAAACCAAACCTGCAAGTGAGCATGACAGGCCTGAAACAAGTTCACCTGATAGGAGTAGGAGGTATGATAGGAGAAGCAGAGACAGAGACCGGGAGCGGGATATGAAAAGGGAGAAGGAGCGGGAGATTGAAAGATATGAAAGAGAAACAGAACGAGAGCGGGTTAGGAAAGAAAGGGAGCAAAGAAGAAAGATTGAGGATGCTGAGCGTCAGTATGAAGAGTGTCTCAAAGAATGGGAgtatagagaaagagagaaagagaaactgCGGCAGTATGAGAAGgagagggaaaaagagaggGAACGCAAACGGAAGAAGGAGATAAAatatgatgaagatgatgaagatgatgattcgAGAAGAAGGTGGCGTCGGAGTATGTTAGAAGACAAGAGAAAGAAGAGGCTGCGAGAAAAGGAAGACGACTTGGCTGACAggcataaagaagaagaagaaattgttGAGGCAAAGAGGAGAGATGAGGAGGAACAGAAACAGAAGCAACAAATAGATGCATTGAGGGTCTCatccaataatttattgaatgGAAGTGCAAAAACTGTTTTGTCTGAAGCATCCAGTGCCGAAATAAAAGATAATCTTGTTgaacatggctatgaaggtgatTCTGCCTGTGAGAGCCATATAG GTGAAAGGATTGTACAAAATGGTATTGGTGAAGAATCAACCATATCGTCAATTGCTGCATCAGAAACACGGCACACTGGCAATGCCCCAGCGAAAAAGTTAGGCTTCGGTTTAGTTGGATCTGGGAAACGAACTGCTGTCCCTTCTGTTTTCCATGAGGAGGAGGATGATGATGCACATAAGGACAAAAAGATGAGGCCCCTTGTCCCGATTGATTACTCGACTGAAGAACTGCAGGCTGTCCAACCTACTGTATCTGGGGCACCATCACCAAATTTGGCTGCAGCAGCAGAATTTGCAAAGCGCATATCCAATTTCAATCCCAAAGAAGATAAGCCGGATGCAGAAAGGGAAAGAAGTAGACGTTCTAATGACAAGTCAAGCCAGCGGGATAGGGACCGGGGTGATGACAATGTGAATCGCACCAAAGATGAGAACAGAGAGAAGAACCTTGACCGGGATAGGGATCGGGACCAGGGGCCGGATAAATCAAAGACACCAGATAACAAGAAGCTTTTGAGTTTAAAGCAATTGATAGACATGATACCAAAGACCAAGGAGGAGTTGTTCTCATATGAGATCAATTGGGCTGTGTATGACAAG CATGAGCTGCATGAAAGAATGAGACCTTGGATTTCAAAGAAGATAACAGAGTTTTTAGGAGAGGAAGAAACAACCCTGGTAGATTACATTGTATCCAGTACTCAAGAACATATGAAGGCATCTCAAATGCTGGAGCTATTACAATCCATTTTAGACGATGAAGCTGAAATGTTTGTTCTCAAAATGTGGAGGATGCTCATCTATGAAATTAAGCGGGTGGAGATGGGCGTCGCTTCAaagtga
- the LOC122311353 gene encoding RNA-binding protein 25 isoform X3, whose amino-acid sequence MVRPPYPPRLPGAIGMLPAMSRPPIPGVPGVRPIIPPIVRPIIPTVTPVEKQQTTVYVGKIASSVENDFILSLLQLCGPVKSWKRAQDPTDGTPKGFGFCEFESAEGVLRALRLLSKFNIDGQELVLNVNQATKEYLERYVDKKTENSKKLKDAEAAETEKEDDSAANVESNEHLKSSVEDSNKEENVLGSKENNDFANFGIVTNEDKEVDREALEKLTSMVEERLKTRPLPPPPPQATGDGSGNSNSDVPAKSRDGDSEMRNNAAEDKNDDETTSETKPASEHDRPETSSPDRSRRYDRRSRDRDRERDMKREKEREIERYERETERERVRKEREQRRKIEDAERQYEECLKEWEYREREKEKLRQYEKEREKERERKRKKEIKYDEDDEDDDSRRRWRRSMLEDKRKKRLREKEDDLADRHKEEEEIVEAKRRDEEEQKQKQQIDALRVSSNNLLNGSAKTVLSEASSAEIKDNLVEHGYEGDSACESHIGERIVQNGIGEESTISSIAASETRHTGNAPAKKLGFGLVGSGKRTAVPSVFHEEEDDDAHKDKKMRPLVPIDYSTEELQAVQPTVSGAPSPNLAAAAEFAKRISNFNPKEDKPDAERERSRRSNDKSSQRDRDRGDDNVNRTKDENREKNLDRDRDRDQGPDKSKTPDNKKLLSLKQLIDMIPKTKEELFSYEINWAVYDKHELHERMRPWISKKITEFLGEEETTLVDYIVSSTQEHMKASQMLELLQSILDDEAEMFVLKMWRMLIYEIKRVEMGVASK is encoded by the exons ATGGTTCGGCCTCCATATCCTCCACGCTTACCAGGAGCGATTGGCATGCTTCCAGCAATGTCACGTCCCCCAATTCCAGGGGTTCCTGGAGTTCGCCCCATTATACCCCCTATTGTTAGGCCAATTATTCCAACTGTTACTCCAGTTGAAAAACAACAAACCACAGTATATGTTGGTAAGATTGCATCATCAGTGGAAAACGATTTCATTCTGTCCCTCCTTCAG CTTTGTGGACCTGTGAAAAGTTGGAAACGTGCTCAAGATCCCACAGATGGGACTCCTAAAGGCTTTGGGTTCTGTGAATTTGAGTCTGCTGAAGGGGTTCTTCGTGCATTGCGTTTACTTAGTAAATTTAATATTGATGGGCAAGAATTGGTG TTAAATGTTAATCAAGCAACAAAAGAATATCTGGAACGGTATGTTGataaaaaaactgaaaactCGAAGAAACTTAAAGATGCGGAAGCTGCAGAGACTGAGAAAGAGGATGATTCTGCAGCAAATGTTGAGAGTAATGAACATCTAAAGTCCTCTGTGGAGGACTCGAATAAAGAGGAAAATGTTTTGGGGAGCAAGGAAAATAATGATTTCGCTAATTTTGGAATTGTTACCAATGAGGACAAGGAAGTTGACCGAGAGGCTTTGGAGAAGCTCACCAGCATGGTAGAAGAGAGACTTAAGACCAGGCCCCTGCCTCCGCCCCCACCACAAGCAACTGGTGATGGCTCTGGGAATTCAAACTCTGATGTGCCTGCTAAATCGAGGGACGGGGACTCTGAAATGAGAAACA atGCAGCTGAAGATAAAAATGATGATGAGACAACTAGTGAAACCAAACCTGCAAGTGAGCATGACAGGCCTGAAACAAGTTCACCTGATAGGAGTAGGAGGTATGATAGGAGAAGCAGAGACAGAGACCGGGAGCGGGATATGAAAAGGGAGAAGGAGCGGGAGATTGAAAGATATGAAAGAGAAACAGAACGAGAGCGGGTTAGGAAAGAAAGGGAGCAAAGAAGAAAGATTGAGGATGCTGAGCGTCAGTATGAAGAGTGTCTCAAAGAATGGGAgtatagagaaagagagaaagagaaactgCGGCAGTATGAGAAGgagagggaaaaagagaggGAACGCAAACGGAAGAAGGAGATAAAatatgatgaagatgatgaagatgatgattcgAGAAGAAGGTGGCGTCGGAGTATGTTAGAAGACAAGAGAAAGAAGAGGCTGCGAGAAAAGGAAGACGACTTGGCTGACAggcataaagaagaagaagaaattgttGAGGCAAAGAGGAGAGATGAGGAGGAACAGAAACAGAAGCAACAAATAGATGCATTGAGGGTCTCatccaataatttattgaatgGAAGTGCAAAAACTGTTTTGTCTGAAGCATCCAGTGCCGAAATAAAAGATAATCTTGTTgaacatggctatgaaggtgatTCTGCCTGTGAGAGCCATATAG GTGAAAGGATTGTACAAAATGGTATTGGTGAAGAATCAACCATATCGTCAATTGCTGCATCAGAAACACGGCACACTGGCAATGCCCCAGCGAAAAAGTTAGGCTTCGGTTTAGTTGGATCTGGGAAACGAACTGCTGTCCCTTCTGTTTTCCATGAGGAGGAGGATGATGATGCACATAAGGACAAAAAGATGAGGCCCCTTGTCCCGATTGATTACTCGACTGAAGAACTGCAGGCTGTCCAACCTACTGTATCTGGGGCACCATCACCAAATTTGGCTGCAGCAGCAGAATTTGCAAAGCGCATATCCAATTTCAATCCCAAAGAAGATAAGCCGGATGCAGAAAGGGAAAGAAGTAGACGTTCTAATGACAAGTCAAGCCAGCGGGATAGGGACCGGGGTGATGACAATGTGAATCGCACCAAAGATGAGAACAGAGAGAAGAACCTTGACCGGGATAGGGATCGGGACCAGGGGCCGGATAAATCAAAGACACCAGATAACAAGAAGCTTTTGAGTTTAAAGCAATTGATAGACATGATACCAAAGACCAAGGAGGAGTTGTTCTCATATGAGATCAATTGGGCTGTGTATGACAAG CATGAGCTGCATGAAAGAATGAGACCTTGGATTTCAAAGAAGATAACAGAGTTTTTAGGAGAGGAAGAAACAACCCTGGTAGATTACATTGTATCCAGTACTCAAGAACATATGAAGGCATCTCAAATGCTGGAGCTATTACAATCCATTTTAGACGATGAAGCTGAAATGTTTGTTCTCAAAATGTGGAGGATGCTCATCTATGAAATTAAGCGGGTGGAGATGGGCGTCGCTTCAaagtga